One genomic window of Aricia agestis chromosome 7, ilAriAges1.1, whole genome shotgun sequence includes the following:
- the LOC121728957 gene encoding clathrin light chain isoform X2, translating to MDEFADNFVQPEVDPAAEFLAREQNQLAGLEDDLETSAPPPVATSTSPSGLDDFVEIPSSADFDANDLLDEEPAPAAQPMTVFKQEREEPEKIRLWREEQKKRLQEKDEEEERKKQEMLKVAKKELEDWYKTHEEQIAKTKAANRNAEKALARGSEGAWEEGKEWALVSELCEFGGKRARDVARLRSIVLQLKQQGVRPKYPPRAKVSA from the exons atggATGAATTCGCCGATAATTTTGTTCAACCAGAAGTAGATCCTGCAGCAGAATTTTTAGCTCGTGAACAAAATCAGCTAGCTGGTCTTGAAGATGATCTGGAGACTAGCGCACCGCCCCCTGTCGCTACCTCAACATCGCCAAGCGGACTTGACGATTTCGTTG AAATCCCAAGCTCAGCCGATTTTGACGCCAATGATCTGTTAGACGAGGAACCGGCTCCAGCTGCGCAGCCTATGACAGTCTTCAAGCAGGAAAGAGAGGAACCAGAAAAGATCAGATTGTGGCGAGAGGAACAGAAGAAGAGACTTCAAGAGAAAG ATGAGGAAGAGGAGAGAAAAAAACAGGAAATGCTAAAAGTGGCTAAAAAGGAGTTAGAAGATTGGTACAAAACACATGAGGAACAAATAGCTAAGACTAAGGCGGCCAATAG GAACGCAGAGAAGGCTCTAGCTAGAGGTTCCGAGGGAGCTTGGGAGGAGGGCAAAGAGTGGGCCTTAGTGTCAGAGCTGTGTGAGTTCGGTGGTAAGCGGGCGAGGGACGTCGCACGCTTGCGCTCCATAGTGCTACAGCTGAAGCAGCAGGGCGTGCGCCCCAAGTATCCGCCTCGTGCTAAAGT GTCTGCTTAA
- the LOC121728956 gene encoding growth arrest and DNA damage-inducible proteins-interacting protein 1, whose amino-acid sequence MNICVRNNFLRSNLMSSVCRFSTTVPEVEPNEPTFIIDDTEDAQAKEAEIQKKRNKSGLSKAHYNLMNDKRPYEEPHCLAHLTVKYHRKMYGKYGIASGVNPSLCWPTKQEIQERIEYETVAFPYTIKEVMESAAQRRKEEKLRILQRDREVAEKFAKLDAWKKDLHERIAKKEAEVKAAKLKKERLVEEVRRHFGFTLDPRDERFQEMLAKREKEQKKQEKLAKREEKEKLMIAKLQQQSAEVK is encoded by the exons ATGAATATATGTGTAAGAAATAACTTTCTCAGAAGTAATTTAATGAGCAGTGTGTGTCGTTTCTCAACTACAGTGCCAGAAGTCGAGCCAAATGAGCCAACTTTCATCATAGATGATACAGAAGATGCGCAAGCTAAAGAGGCTGAAATACAAAAGAAGCGGAATAAGTCTGGTTTGTCTAAAGCCCATTATAACTTGATGAATGACAAACGACCTTATGAGGAACCGCACTGCTTAGCACACTTAACAGTAAAATACCAtagaaaaatgtatggaaaataTGGAATCGCAAGTGGTGTTAATccta GTTTGTGCTGGCCAACAAAACAAGAAATACAAGAAAGAATTGAATATGAAACAGTTGCATTCCCTTATACTATAAAGGAGGTGATGGAAAGTGCAGCACAGAGGAGGAAAGAAGAAAAATTGAGAATCCTTCAGCGTGACCGTGAAGTTGCCGAAAAGTTCGCCAAGTTGGATGCCTGGAAGAAAGATTTGCATGAAAGAATAGCTAAAAAGGAAGCTGAAGTTAAAGCTGCTAAG CTAAAGAAAGAGCGCTTAGTGGAGGAAGTAAGAAGGCACTTTGGCTTCACCCTTGATCCCAGAGATGAGAGATTCCAAGAGATGCTGGCAAAGAGAGAAAAGGAGCAAAAGAAACAAGAGAAATTAGCCAAACGAGaggaaaaagaaaaattaatgaTCGCCAAACTCCAGCAGCAGAGTGCagaagttaaataa
- the LOC121728951 gene encoding phosphatidylinositol N-acetylglucosaminyltransferase subunit A, translating into MKTSRRHAICMASDFFYPNTGGVEEHIYNLSQCLIKNGHKVIVITHCYGDRVGVRYLTGGLKVYYLPIRVFYSQCALPTMICNIALVRYILIRECIQIVHGHSAFSVLAHEVSIIGKLMGLKTVFTDHSLFGFADMSAVLTNKYLQMCLCECDHCICVSHTGKENTVLRAKVKAHKVSVIPNAVDAYTFTPDPSKRDKNVITIVIVSRLVYRKGVDLMAAVITELCSQNPNIRFIVGGDGPKMWLLQEVRERKGFQDCVTLLGSLKHSEVRDVLVKGDIFLNTSLTEAYCMAIVEAAACGLKVVSTRVGGIPEVLPENMIYLTEPNVDSIIGGLELAISDLKQGNFLCPYKCNIMIRNMYNWMDVSRRTEIVYDKILLNKNKPLGQQLRSYLTCGVWPFLLVISLMYLLLRLVEKIYKRKHIDIAKNLKI; encoded by the coding sequence ATGAAAACCAGTAGAAGACATGCTATTTGCATGGCATCCGATTTCTTCTATCCCAACACGGGAGGTGTTGAAGAGCATATATATAACTTGTCACAGTGCttgatcaaaaatggtcacaaAGTAATTGTTATTACTCACTGTTATGGAGACCGTGTAGGGGTGAGGTATTTAACTGGAGGGctcaaagtttactacttacCTATACGAGTTTTCTACTCACAGTGTGCATTGCCTACTATGATATGTAATATAGCATTAGTCAGGTACATTTTAATCAGAGAGTGCATTCAGATCGTACACGGTCATTCAGCATTCAGTGTACTGGCCCACGAAGTGTCCATCATCGGCAAGCTTATGGGTCTAAAGACAGTGTTCACGGATCATAGTCTGTTTGGATTTGCCGATATGTCTGCAGTACTCaccaataaatatttacaaatgtgTTTGTGTGAGTGTGATCATTGCATCTGTGTGTCTCACACCGGCAAGGAGAACACTGTGTTGCGAGCCAAGGTAAAAGCACACAAGGTATCAGTCATACCTAATGCAGTGGATGCTTATACATTTACTCCTGATCCGAGCAAAAGAGATAAAAATGTAATCACTATAGTAATTGTTTCTAGGCTGGTTTACAGGAAAGGAGTAGATTTAATGGCTGCCGTGATCACTGAGTTGTGCTCACAGAACCCTAACATCAGATTCATTGTTGGAGGTGATGGGCCGAAGATGTGGCTGTTGCAAGAAGTGCGAGAGAGGAAGGGCTTCCAAGACTGTGTCACACTACTAGGAAGTTTAAAACACTCTGAAGTGAGAGATGTACTAGTCAAAGGAGATATATTTCTGAATACTTCCCTCACTGAAGCGTATTGTATGGCCATAGTCGAAGCTGCCGCTTGCGGTTTGAAGGTTGTATCTACCAGAGTGGGCGGCATACCTGAGGTGTTACCTGAAAACATGATATACCTGACGGAACCCAATGTAGACAGTATTATTGGAGGTCTAGAACTTGCTATAAGTGATTTGAAACAGGGCAATTTTCTTTGTCCTTATAAGTGCAATATAATGATAAGAAACATGTACAACTGGATGGATGTCAGTCGTAGGACAGAGATTGTGTATGACAAGATTttgttgaacaaaaataaaccGCTGGGACAGCAGTTACGCAGCTACCTCACATGCGGAGTCTGGCCATTCCTCTTAGTGATTAGtttaatgtatttattactgagacttgttgaaaaaatttacaaaagaaAGCATATAGATATtgccaaaaatttaaaaatatga
- the LOC121728957 gene encoding clathrin light chain isoform X1 produces the protein MDEFADNFVQPEVDPAAEFLAREQNQLAGLEDDLETSAPPPVATSTSPSGLDDFVEIPSSADFDANDLLDEEPAPAAQPMTVFKQEREEPEKIRLWREEQKKRLQEKDEEEERKKQEMLKVAKKELEDWYKTHEEQIAKTKAANRESAKNAEKALARGSEGAWEEGKEWALVSELCEFGGKRARDVARLRSIVLQLKQQGVRPKYPPRAKVSA, from the exons atggATGAATTCGCCGATAATTTTGTTCAACCAGAAGTAGATCCTGCAGCAGAATTTTTAGCTCGTGAACAAAATCAGCTAGCTGGTCTTGAAGATGATCTGGAGACTAGCGCACCGCCCCCTGTCGCTACCTCAACATCGCCAAGCGGACTTGACGATTTCGTTG AAATCCCAAGCTCAGCCGATTTTGACGCCAATGATCTGTTAGACGAGGAACCGGCTCCAGCTGCGCAGCCTATGACAGTCTTCAAGCAGGAAAGAGAGGAACCAGAAAAGATCAGATTGTGGCGAGAGGAACAGAAGAAGAGACTTCAAGAGAAAG ATGAGGAAGAGGAGAGAAAAAAACAGGAAATGCTAAAAGTGGCTAAAAAGGAGTTAGAAGATTGGTACAAAACACATGAGGAACAAATAGCTAAGACTAAGGCGGCCAATAG GGAATCTGCTAA GAACGCAGAGAAGGCTCTAGCTAGAGGTTCCGAGGGAGCTTGGGAGGAGGGCAAAGAGTGGGCCTTAGTGTCAGAGCTGTGTGAGTTCGGTGGTAAGCGGGCGAGGGACGTCGCACGCTTGCGCTCCATAGTGCTACAGCTGAAGCAGCAGGGCGTGCGCCCCAAGTATCCGCCTCGTGCTAAAGT GTCTGCTTAA
- the LOC121728949 gene encoding alkylated DNA repair protein alkB homolog 8 → MEELRKVERKRKRFSIRLKTSKGITCTDTPSPNVVLCNVGQATGFDKESLLQLISQLPENVQVSKFIAEKGESYSFVVFNNGTSAKIFFEKFNGKSCNVDRTVVYMSYVEDVPKNEVVCPAVNPQGLHLLENFISDEEEMLLINLFDWVEEANLKNRQVKHYGYEFRYGSNDVDLSAPLSEKIPPECDILWQRIRESGFNIDTPDQLTVNKYSPGQGIPSHVDRHSPFGYTILSLSLGSQVVMDWKRHSGEYIPVVVPARSLLIMTGEARYDWQHGIQPRTWDPIIEKRLLDKEEVKVITSDTEPRGTRISLTFRKTRQGPCECGYKVLCDSSGAKSADDIDGELASNLEELHVHQVYEQIAGHFSSTRHKPWPKVIEFLKSTPVGSIVFDLGAGNGKNILKRTDIAQIACERSVGLVSECGAQCAGMCAGAVRLDILTAPLCDARADRVICIAVIHHFSSHARRLQAVGTIARLLRPGGLALITVWAKDQKKSSYLCKSKENQDPKTHATVGGLNLPVHENRTQFQHNDLLVPWRLRRVVDKKDDKKCENKLGDPDTTLLRYYHVFEEGELDKLCGAELVVEQSFFEEGNWCVICRKV, encoded by the exons ATGGAGGAGCTCAGAAAAGTGGAGCGCAAGAGAAAACGATTTTCTATTCGCTTAAAAACTTCCAAAGGGATTACCTGCACGGATACTCCAAGTCCg aatgtcgtCCTGTGTAACGTCGGTCAAGCAACAGGCTTTGATAAAGAATCCTTGTTACAATTAATATCGCAGCTTCCAGAAAATGTGCAAGTATCTAAATTCATTGCTGAAAAGGGTGAATCATATTCGTTTGTAGTTTTCAACAATGGAACCagtgcaaaaatattttttgaaaagttTAATGGAAAAAGTTGTAATGTAGACCGCACAGTTGTTTATATGAGCTATGTAGAAGATG taCCAAAGAATGAAGTTGTATGTCCAGCGGTAAACCCACAAGGTTTGCATTTATTAGAAAATTTCATCAGTGATGAAGAGGAAATGTTGcttatcaatttatttgattgGGTTGAGGAAGCCAATCTGAAGAATCGTCAGGTGAAACACTATGGATATGAGTTTAGATATGGAAGCAATGATGTAGACTTGAGTGCTCCTCTGTCAGAGAAGATCCCACCAGAATGTGATATTCTGTGGCAAAGAATCAGAGAGTCTGGGTTCAACATTGATACTCCTGATCAATTGACGGTAAACAAGTATAGCCCAGGCCAAg GTATACCATCCCATGTGGACAGACATAGTCCATTTGGTTACACCATCCTGTCACTCTCGTTGGGGTCTCAAGTGGTGATGGACTGGAAACGTCATAGCGGAGAATATATACCAGTAGTTGTTCCAGCTAGATCCCTACTGATTATGACAGGTGAAGCTAG ATATGACTGGCAACATGGTATTCAACCGCGGACCTGGGACCCCATTATAGAGAAAAGGTTGCTCGACAAGGAAGAAGTTAAAGTAATAACTAGTGACACAGAGCCGAGGGGAACTAGAATATCTCTAACATTCCGCAAAACTAGGCAAGGACCATGCGAGTGTGGATACAAGGTGCTTTGCGATAGCTCCGGTGCAAAATCAGCTGATGATATTGATGGTGAACTGGCGTCCAATTTGGAGGAATTGCATGTGCATCAG GTGTATGAACAAATAGCTGGACACTTCAGTTCGACGCGACACAAGCCTTGGCCAAAAGTCATAGAATTTTTAAAAAGCACCCCTGTTGGCTCCATAGTCTTTGACTTAGGTGCAGGAAACGGAAAGAACATATTAAAAAGGACAGATATTGCTCAG atAGCGTGCGAGCGCAGCGTAGGCCTGGTGTCGGAGTGCGGCGCGCAGTGCGCGGGTATGTGCGCAGGCGCAGTGCGGCTCGACATACTCACCGCGCCGTTGTGCGACGCGCGCGCCGACCGAGTAATATGTATTGCGGTCATACATCATTTCAGCAGTCAC GCCAGACGACTGCAAGCCGTCGGTACAATCGCGCGGCTATTGCGGCCAGGTGGACTCGCCTTAATCACAGTATGGGCGAAGGATCAGAAGAAGTCCTCCTACCTCTGCAAAAGCAAGGAAAACCAGGATCCAAAAACCCATGCTACGGTTGGCGGACTTAACTTACCCGTGCACGAAAATAGAACACAATTCCAACATAATGACCTCCTTGTACCTTGGAGGTTGCGGAGAGTAGTTGACAAGAAAGACGATAAAAAATGCGAGAACAAATTAGGCGATCCAGACACGACATTGCTTCGATATTACCACGTGTTCGAAGAAGGAGAATTGGACAAGCTCTGTGGGGCCGAGCTTGTGGTCGAACAAAGTTTCTTCGAGGAAGGCAACTGGTGTGTGATTTGTAGGAAAGTTTAA